In Oryza brachyantha chromosome 2, ObraRS2, whole genome shotgun sequence, a single window of DNA contains:
- the LOC102708212 gene encoding calcium sensing receptor, chloroplastic: MAPLPVSSILAPSPPPPAAKVSPRRTPASAAPVAAAVSAALLAVTPAARAAAFSKEDVAGSVTKVVDTVDQVIGVGGKVAEQSAGVLKTLGEAAKPALPVLKRAGEQALKLASPVVSGASKQATEALQGAGVDPAPVLSAAKTAAQQGTKVIDAAKPIASATVETIVSWGSADYVVAAGAAFLAYLLLPPAWSLLSFTLRGYKGDLTAAQALDMVTSQDYVLIDVRTEKDKAKAGVPQLPSNAKNKLISIPLEELPSKTKSMVRNAKQAEAEIAALKISYLKRIGKGSNVIIMDSYSDSSKIVARTLNGVGFKNCWVMAGGFSGRKGWAQSRLGTDSYNLSVVEVVTPSRVIPAAADRFVTASSTSRATTSRKLLPGSVDG; this comes from the exons aTGGCGCCCCTTCCGGTGTCGTCCAtcctcgcgccgtcgccgccgccgccggccgcgaaGGTCTCCCCGCGCCGCACTCCAGCGAGCGCTGcgcctgtcgccgccgccgtttcgGCGGCATTGCTCGCGGTGActcccgccgcgcgcgccgcagcGTTCTCCAAGGAGGACGTCGCCGGCTCGGTGACCAAG GTGGTGGATACGGTGGACCAGGtcatcggcgtcggcggcaagGTCGCCGAGCAGTCCGCTGGCGTGCTCAAGACGCTGGGCGAGGCCGCGAAACCGGCTCTGCCCGTGCTGAAGAGAGCCGGCGAGCAGGCGCTGAAGCTCGCCTCGCCGGTTGTGTCCGGCGCCTCCAAGCAAGCCACGGAGGCGCTCCAgggcgccggcgtcgaccCCGCCCCCGTTCTTTCCGCCGCTAAG ACCGCGGCGCAGCAGGGTACGAAGGTCATCGACGCCGCGAAGCCCATCGCCTCGGCGACCGTGGAGACCATCGTGTCGTGGGGCTCGGCGGACTACGTCGTGGCCGCCGGAGCGGCGTTCCTTGCGTACCTGCTCCTGCCGCCGGCCTGGTCCCTGCTTTCCTTCACCCTCCGCGGTTACAAAG GCGACCTGACCGCTGCACAAGCTCTGGACATGGTCACCTCGCAAGATTACGTGCTGATCGATGTGAGGACGGAGAAGGACAAGGCCAAGGCCGGCGTGCCACAGCTCCCCTCGAACGCAAAGAACAAGCTCATATCTATTCC GCTGGAAGAGCTTCCGAGCAAGACGAAGAGCATGGTGCGCAACGCGAAACAAGCCGAGGCAGAGATCGCGGCGCTGAAGATCTCCTACCTCAAGAGGATCGGCAAGGGCTCCAACGTCATCATCATGGACTC GTACAGCGACAGCTCGAAGATCGTGGCGCGGACGCTCAACGGCGTTGGGTTCAAGAACTGCTGGGTGATGGCCGGCGGCTTCTCCGGGCGGAAAGGGTGGGCGCAGAGCCGGCTCGGGACGGACTCGTACAACCTCTCGGTCGTCGAGGTCGTGACGCCGTCGCGGGTGATTCCTGCAGCCGCTGATCGGTTTGTGACTGCTTCGTCGACTTCGCGGGCAACCACGAGTCGTAAGCTTCTTCCCGGCAGCGTGGACGGGTGA